The DNA sequence TGATCTGCACCACCCGCAAGGTAACTTTTTTCAGAAGCCGCGAGCCGACGAAGGCGCCCGCAAAAGCGGAAACAATCGCAGCTGCAACCAACACCCAGTCGGCATCCGTGCCGATGGTGCCCAGATGGTTCGCATAAACGGAAAGCCGGGTAAGATCAATCAAGAAGGCTGCGGCAACGCCGGTCGCGATGAAGGCTTCCTTCTCGAGGCCCGCTTTACTGAGAAAGGCGGAGCGGAGGGCACCTTGATGCCCGGACAGGCCGCCGAAGAAGCCGCTGACGGCTCCGCCCAACGGCAACCATTTTTCAGCGAACGACAGCTTTTCGAAGCGCGGATGCAACTCGATCAGGGCGAAACCAATCATCAGGACCCCGATGACGACCTTGATCACCGAAATCTGGAATCCCCTCTGGCCGATGGCGTAGCTTGCGATCGGCGGCAATTCCGAAAAATAGGTCAGCAGCCACGCGCCCGCGAAAGCCGCAACGATGCCGGGCAGGGCGAATTTCAGCAGTACCTGCTTATCGGCTTTCCGTCCCACCAGTGCCAGCTTAAAGACATTGTTCGCCAGATGGACGACCGCCGTCATGGCTATAGCCGCTTCCAAAGGGAAAAAGAGCGCGAATGCCGGCATCAGCAGCGTGCTCAGCCCGAATCCGGAGAAAAGCGTCAAAAAAGATGCGCCGAGGGCAACAAGGCAGACGATCACATACATCATTTTTTCCACAACCTTTGCTTGAGGACATACGAAAAGGACCAGGATAGTTGCGGAAGACATCCGCAGGAATTTGGTATTCTTCACCTTTATTGTGCGCCCAATGGAGTAGCAGATGCAAATGATATGATACGGAATGGGATTTGCATTCGCTGAAATTAGGCAGTGGGGTACTTTCCAAATCGTTAATAAACATTCTGGATGATGACCTAAAATTAGCGCACTGAATCAGACGGACTTATAATGGAGTTGAAAGAAACCCAAGCAAGCGCATCAAAAGTATTTTATTGAAAGGAAGTGCCCAATGGACCTAATCGCAAAGCATGCCGAAATGAAGAACGGCATGCGCCTGAGCTACGCCGAACAGGGCGCAGATCGCGGCACGCCGCTCATCCTGTTGCATGGCATCGCGGATTCTTGGCGCATTTTCGAACCGCTGTTTGTGGAACTCCCGGAGAGCGTCCACGTATATGCCCTGAGCCAACGCGGACACGGTGATTCGGACCGGCCAGTGACCGGTTATCGCACCCTCGATT is a window from the uncultured Trichococcus sp. genome containing:
- a CDS encoding sulfite exporter TauE/SafE family protein, with the translated sequence MKNTKFLRMSSATILVLFVCPQAKVVEKMMYVIVCLVALGASFLTLFSGFGLSTLLMPAFALFFPLEAAIAMTAVVHLANNVFKLALVGRKADKQVLLKFALPGIVAAFAGAWLLTYFSELPPIASYAIGQRGFQISVIKVVIGVLMIGFALIELHPRFEKLSFAEKWLPLGGAVSGFFGGLSGHQGALRSAFLSKAGLEKEAFIATGVAAAFLIDLTRLSVYANHLGTIGTDADWVLVAAAIVSAFAGAFVGSRLLKKVTLRVVQIIVGVMLALVGILLAVGLI